In one window of Nicotiana tabacum cultivar K326 chromosome 12, ASM71507v2, whole genome shotgun sequence DNA:
- the LOC142167176 gene encoding uncharacterized protein LOC142167176, with translation MSFDHVEKTGIGIDKIRQGNMSVKVFNGSERDTLGEIDLSLKIGPTVFDVGFQKHMPTGKLAKWQILLSELDIVYVTQKAFKGKAYVNHLAENLGDGEYDPLTTYFLDEEVSHIREISEKPTAGGDCFLKEPQISKECASKLSWYQKIGQHYLVSAKLRFPYSNNMAKYEAYILGLRLSIDMNIQELLIIRDSYLLIHQIEFKHVPRIQNEFTDTLATLSSMIQHPDKNYIDPIPIEIHKQSAYCAYVEEEFDGKSWFHDITEYLEN, from the exons ATGTCGTTTGACCATGTTGAGAAGACTGGAATAGGTATAGATAAGATAAGACAGGGAAACATGAGTGTGAAAGTATTTAATGGGTCAGAGAGAGATACACTCggggaaattgatttgagtttgAAGATAGGTCCAACTGTGTTCGATGTCGGGTTTCAG aaacatATGCCTACAGGCaagttggcaaagtggcaaatacTACTAAGTGAgctcgacattgtctatgtgacacaAAAGGCATTCAAGGGGAAAGCATATGTCAATCATCTAGCAGAGAATCTTGGGGATGGAGAATATGATCCATTGACGACATATTTTCTCGATGAAGAGGTATCACACATAAGGGAGATATCTGAGAAGCCTACGGCGGGTGGTGATTGTTTTTTGAaggagccgcaaatttcaaaaGAGTGCGCATCGAAGTTGTCCTGGTATCAAAAAATCGGCCAACACTATctggtatccgccaagctcagatTCCCGTACAGTAACAATATGGCAAAATATGAAGCTTACATCTTGGGGCTCAGGCTatccattgacatgaacatccaggAACTATTGATCATTAGAGATTCATACCTACTAATACACCAG atagaattcaagcatgttccccgaattcagaatgagttcacAGACACATTGGCCAcattgtcttccatgatacaacatccagataagaattatattgaccCTATCCCAATAGAGATCCACAAGCAGTCCGCCTACTGTGCCtatgttgaagaagaatttgatgggaagtcgtggtttcatgatatcacagAGTATCTAGAAAATTGA